One window of the Candidatus Coatesbacteria bacterium genome contains the following:
- a CDS encoding SpoIIE family protein phosphatase, translating into QERLLPSGTPDYEGLRAAGVCQPADFVGGDYYDFIPIDDRRLGVVIADVSGKGLRGLMMMLVLRTLLRGAAPRHQNALPALCETNRLLTGELSGGSFITCLYLVFDNLNQTVEVVNAGHNPLLVFRYAEEKVEPLKSRGRPLGILPPVDFDAKLEPVRLRLSRGDCLLVYTDGVTEAMNERQEIFGQERLVTVFEEHARLAPPVLVDKIAREAHRFSGSSDQFDDLTIVALRSEGRVFKFRDPSLLEEGAVSQHIDRALSESRPFNKRRDTRS; encoded by the coding sequence CAGGAGCGCCTGCTGCCGTCGGGCACGCCGGATTACGAGGGCTTGCGGGCGGCGGGCGTCTGCCAGCCGGCCGATTTCGTCGGCGGGGATTACTACGATTTCATCCCCATCGACGACCGCCGGTTGGGCGTGGTGATCGCCGACGTCTCGGGCAAGGGATTGCGGGGCCTGATGATGATGCTGGTTCTACGCACCCTGCTGCGCGGCGCTGCGCCGCGCCATCAGAACGCCCTGCCCGCCCTCTGCGAGACCAACCGCCTGCTGACCGGCGAGCTGTCCGGCGGCAGCTTCATCACCTGCCTCTACCTGGTTTTCGACAACCTCAACCAGACCGTCGAGGTCGTCAACGCCGGCCACAACCCCCTGCTCGTCTTCCGCTACGCCGAGGAGAAGGTCGAGCCGCTCAAGAGCCGGGGCCGCCCTTTGGGCATTCTGCCGCCGGTGGACTTCGACGCCAAGTTGGAGCCGGTACGCCTGCGTCTGAGCCGGGGTGACTGCCTGTTGGTCTATACCGACGGGGTAACCGAGGCGATGAACGAGCGTCAGGAGATCTTCGGCCAGGAGCGCCTGGTGACGGTGTTCGAGGAGCACGCCCGTCTGGCTCCACCGGTACTGGTCGACAAGATCGCCCGGGAGGCTCACCGCTTCTCCGGTTCCAGCGACCAATTCGACGACCTGACCATCGTCGCCCTGCGTTCCGAGGGCCGGGTGTTCAAGTTCAGGGACCCCTCGCTGCTCGAGGAGGGCGCGGTCTCCCAGCACATCGACCGCGCCCTGAGCGAGAGCCGACCTTTCAATAAACGCCGTGACACCCGTTCCTGA